The sequence AGAGCTCGCGGATTTCATCGCGCGCGACATAGAAACGGAGAACGGAACAGATACGATAGACTGTCCCGCATGTTTAGCCTGTTTCTGCATCTCTTTCTGGTCGTACAGCCCCCCGTCAGCGAGATCGTTGTCGTGGGCGGCGAGGGAAACCATTGTAGAGAAGATCCCGGATGCTTCAACCGACTTCATCCGGACATCCCCATCGCGGCCCGCGCCCGTCCCGGGCAAACCATTCTACTCAAGATGCGAAACGCGCTCGACGTCAACTTGGACCCGGCTGTCACGGCCGATGAACCCTGGATGGAGGACTCGGCCCTGGGAGCGGTCCATGCGCTCGCCGGGCCGGTGCACATCGAAGGGGCCGAGCCGGGAGACGTTCTCGCGGTCACCATTCTCGACATCGACCCGGGACCATTCGGTCTCACGATCGTGAGCGAGATCGGCTTCGTCTCCGACGTGATCTCGGAGCCCCTCGAGGTGCTGTGGCGACTGAACCGCAAGGAAGCCGTGAGCGACAGCCTTCCCGGGGTTCGAGTTCCCAACGCCAGCTTTCCTGGCGTCGTCACCGTGCTTCCCGGGCGCGAGGAGCTCGACACGATGCTCGCCCGGGAGGCCGCGCTCGCCGAGGCCGGTGGTTCGGTCTTCGCGCCTCACGCCCCCTACGCGTCGCCCGCCGAAGTTTGCGGTCCCGGGGGCTCTCATGAAGCCGAGTGCCTTCGCACCGTCCCGCCCCGCGAGCACGGCGGCAACATGGACATCCGCTACCTCGGAGTCGGCGTCACGATTTACCTCCCGTGCTACGTGCCGGGATGTGGCCTCGGAATGGGGGATATGCATTTCGCGCAGGGAGACGGTGAGGTATCGGGCACCGCGATCGAAATGGACGCCGACGCGATCGTGACGACAGCCCTCATCAAGGACGGCCCGCGTCTCGGCCGCGGACCGCACTACGAAGGGCCGGTGCGCCTCCTCGACATCCCGTCACGACGCTTCTACGCGACCACTGGGTTTCCGCTGAAACGTAAAGGCGAATTGCCCCCGGACATGGCGTATTTGAAATCCGACGTCGCCGCCGGACTCGAGAACCTTTCGAAGGACGTCTCGCTCGCTGCACGCAACGCGCTTCTGGAGATGATCGACTACATCACCGAGACCTACGGGATGACCCGTGCACAGGCGTATATCATCTCGAGCGTCGCCGTGGATTTGAGGATCGGCCAGCTCGTCGACGCCCCCAACGTCGGAGTGACAGCCCTTCTTCCCCTCGATATTTTCGAAGCTCGGTAGTCGTCGTTGCAGTCGCGCTCGAAAGCCTGGGATCCATCAGCCGGAGCGTGCCTGGGCGAAAAAATCCCTGAGCTCATACTCGAGGTCGCGGCCATAGTGGAGGCCAACCCACTCGAGAAGGATCTCTCGTTCGCTTTCGAGCGGTCGCTGTTTTGCGAGTGCGCGTCTCGATAAAGAGATGACGGTGTTGGTGAGCGCGTCCGCGAGCGCGAAACGGCGGGCGACGGATGCCTCGCGCAGCAAATCCAGTAGCTTCGCCTCCCACTCTGCATCGTGTATCCGCCCACAGAGAGCCCATGTGGTGGATTCTAGCGCAGATCGAAACAATCGGCGGGATCCCTCCCAGGGGTGGACGCGACGCAGGAGTAATCTACCCAATCCCTGACTCCTTCGCTACTTCCTCTCCGCGTTACAGGCGGATGGAGTTTCAAGCCAGCGAACGGAAGAGCTCCACGTAGCTCCGTACCACGTCGTCCCAGCTCGCGACGTCAGGGGTCTCCCCCTCGATGAGGAAATGTTCATCCGGAGCGATGGTGCGGCGTGAGCGTGAGCGTGAGCGTGACGGCGGTGCCGTGCCCGCGTCTCGCGTCTATCAATGAATCGTTGTTTGGGCCGGAGGAGCTCTGGGGTTGAGAGATCTTATCTCGGCGAAGGGATCTGAAGCCCCGCCTTGCGGAGGCCGTCGATCAGGTGCTCGACGAGCTCGGGAAGGTACCACTTGCCGAACTGATCCCGGGCGATCTCGGCGAAGTCAGGCCGGAGCGCCAGCACCTCCCGGACGTGCCCGCTCGCGGCCTCGCGCTCTCCGAGCTGACCGTAGACGGCCGCAAAGAGCGCGTGCGAGTAGTACTGCCCCGGCATGAGGGCCTTGGGGGCAACGGCTCGCGCCCCCTGGTAGTCGCCCTTGCGATACGCATCGAGGAGAGGGACGGCCCAATACCATGCCGGGTGGTGGGGATTGAGCAGCCTCGCTCTCTTGTCCAGCTCGCTTCCGCGCTCCCAGTCCCCGGCGAAGGCCAGCAAGTGAGCCAGGTATTCGACCGTGGCTCCGTCCAGGGGATTGAGGGCGAGGGCCCGCTCCGCGGCGCTCCGGAACGCCTCGAACTCCTTGCGGAAGTAGTGAGCCTGGGCCAGGGCGAGATGCGAGACGTGGCTCTCGGGCGCGGCTTCGACCGCACGCCGCGCGGCTTGTAGTGAGCGGCCGAGAGGGTCCGGGAGGACGTTGAATCCGAATCGGTCCTCCTCCCCGTACAGCATCGACAGCATGGCCCAGGCCGCCGCGTGGCCAGGCGCTTCTTCGACGGCCCGCTCGAGGATGGGCCGCACCGCGGCGTGCTCCTGGGGGGTGACGCGCCAGTAGTAGCCGAACGCGCGCAGCAGCGCCTCGTAGGGGCTCAGCTCCCCGACAGGCTTGCTCCTCACGGCCTCGTTCATGCTGCGGGGAAGGATGCCGTACCAGTCGGCAACCGTGGAGACGATCCGGGGGACGAGTTCGTCCTGCAGCTCGAAGATCGCGTCGGGGTCGAAGGAGCGGTTGTAGGTCTCCGCCCACAGATGGGCGCTGGAAGTCGCGTCCACCAGTTGAACGGCGATGCGCAGCGTCGAACCCGCCTGGCGAACGCTGCCGTCCATCACGTAGCGGGCTCCCAGCTCCTGGCCGACCGAGCGTACGTCGAGCCCCTCGCCGGAGTAACGTGAGGTCGAGCTGCG is a genomic window of Vicinamibacteria bacterium containing:
- a CDS encoding acetamidase/formamidase family protein, whose translation is MFSLFLHLFLVVQPPVSEIVVVGGEGNHCREDPGCFNRLHPDIPIAARARPGQTILLKMRNALDVNLDPAVTADEPWMEDSALGAVHALAGPVHIEGAEPGDVLAVTILDIDPGPFGLTIVSEIGFVSDVISEPLEVLWRLNRKEAVSDSLPGVRVPNASFPGVVTVLPGREELDTMLAREAALAEAGGSVFAPHAPYASPAEVCGPGGSHEAECLRTVPPREHGGNMDIRYLGVGVTIYLPCYVPGCGLGMGDMHFAQGDGEVSGTAIEMDADAIVTTALIKDGPRLGRGPHYEGPVRLLDIPSRRFYATTGFPLKRKGELPPDMAYLKSDVAAGLENLSKDVSLAARNALLEMIDYITETYGMTRAQAYIISSVAVDLRIGQLVDAPNVGVTALLPLDIFEAR
- a CDS encoding protein kinase, with translation MIGRTIAHYRITAAIGSGGMGEVYRATDTKLGRDVAIKVLPPEMAASPERLERFQREAKALAALDHPGIVTVHSVEQADGVHFLTMQLVEGQPLARLIPEGGMPVERIVVIATALAEALAAAHDKGIVHRDLQPGNVMVTTDGRVKVLDFGLAKVEGSSEVADSELSTLMRTREGVVMGTVPYMSPEQVSGMKVDHRTDIFSLGILVYEMATGRRPFQGRSPAELASAILRDAPLEQSRSDLPEGLQRVIARCLQKKLDDRFPTAREAAEALRNLPSRPASVAPAPPAAGTPALMPSTGARPKEGGFWVAVLPFKHRGAEPGVLALAEGLTEDIVTGLSRFSYLRVIARSSTSRYSGEGLDVRSVGQELGARYVMDGSVRQAGSTLRIAVQLVDATSSAHLWAETYNRSFDPDAIFELQDELVPRIVSTVADWYGILPRSMNEAVRSKPVGELSPYEALLRAFGYYWRVTPQEHAAVRPILERAVEEAPGHAAAWAMLSMLYGEEDRFGFNVLPDPLGRSLQAARRAVEAAPESHVSHLALAQAHYFRKEFEAFRSAAERALALNPLDGATVEYLAHLLAFAGDWERGSELDKRARLLNPHHPAWYWAVPLLDAYRKGDYQGARAVAPKALMPGQYYSHALFAAVYGQLGEREAASGHVREVLALRPDFAEIARDQFGKWYLPELVEHLIDGLRKAGLQIPSPR